Proteins encoded by one window of Enterococcus saccharolyticus subsp. saccharolyticus:
- the ahpF gene encoding alkyl hydroperoxide reductase subunit F, which translates to MALDNEIKGQLAQYLELLESDIVFKASLGDDENSEKVKEFLEEIAEMSPKLSIEAVTLSRTPSFALAQPGQESRVAFAGLPLGHEFTSFILALLQVAGRAPKIDAAIAKRIQAIDKKLHFETYVSLTCHNCPDVVQSLNIMSVLNPNISHTMIEGGMFQDEVEAKKIMAVPTVLLDDVEFASGRMTIEQLVELAAGPTSADEFTDKDVFDVLVVGGGPAGNSAAIYAARKGINTGMVVETYGGQVMDTVGIENMVGTPYTEGPRLMAQVEEHVNQYNVDIMKNQRAKSIRKNELIEVELENGAILKAKSAILSVGAAWRNVNVPGEEEFRTKGVTNCPHCDGPLFTGKDVAVIGGGNSGIEAAIDLAGLAKHVYVLEFLPELKADQVLQDRVNSLANVTVIKNVATKEITGTDQVNGISYVDRETNEEHHIALEGVFVQIGLVPNTAWLRESDVVLNERGEIVVDNHGMTSLEGVFAAGDCTDSVYKQIIISMGAGATAALGAFDYLIRQ; encoded by the coding sequence ATGGCATTAGATAATGAAATCAAAGGTCAACTTGCACAATATTTAGAATTATTAGAGTCTGATATTGTTTTTAAAGCAAGTTTAGGCGATGATGAAAATTCAGAGAAAGTCAAAGAGTTTTTAGAAGAAATCGCTGAAATGTCTCCAAAATTATCAATTGAAGCAGTGACTCTTTCACGCACACCTAGTTTTGCTTTAGCACAACCTGGACAAGAAAGCCGTGTAGCGTTTGCTGGTCTACCATTAGGTCATGAGTTTACCTCATTCATTTTAGCGTTATTGCAAGTTGCGGGGCGTGCACCAAAAATTGATGCAGCCATTGCTAAACGTATTCAAGCAATTGATAAAAAATTGCATTTTGAAACATACGTTAGTTTAACTTGTCATAACTGTCCGGATGTTGTGCAATCATTGAATATTATGTCAGTGTTAAATCCAAACATTTCACATACAATGATTGAAGGCGGAATGTTCCAAGATGAAGTTGAAGCGAAGAAAATTATGGCAGTTCCGACTGTTCTTTTAGACGATGTGGAATTTGCAAGCGGTCGTATGACGATTGAACAATTAGTAGAATTAGCTGCTGGTCCAACTAGTGCAGATGAATTTACAGACAAAGACGTCTTTGATGTTTTAGTTGTCGGTGGCGGACCTGCTGGAAATAGTGCTGCTATCTACGCTGCTCGTAAGGGAATCAACACAGGTATGGTCGTTGAGACCTATGGTGGACAAGTTATGGACACAGTAGGAATTGAAAACATGGTTGGTACACCGTATACGGAAGGCCCACGTTTGATGGCCCAAGTGGAAGAACATGTGAACCAATACAACGTAGACATCATGAAAAATCAACGCGCAAAATCAATCCGTAAAAATGAATTGATTGAAGTTGAACTAGAGAACGGCGCTATTCTTAAAGCTAAATCTGCTATTTTATCTGTAGGTGCTGCTTGGAGAAATGTCAATGTTCCTGGTGAGGAAGAATTCCGTACCAAAGGGGTAACTAATTGTCCACACTGTGATGGTCCTTTATTTACAGGAAAAGACGTTGCGGTTATTGGGGGCGGAAATTCTGGAATTGAAGCAGCTATTGATTTAGCTGGTTTAGCAAAACATGTTTACGTTTTAGAATTCTTACCTGAATTAAAAGCCGATCAAGTGTTGCAAGACCGTGTTAATTCTTTAGCCAACGTGACTGTTATCAAAAATGTTGCCACAAAAGAAATTACTGGAACAGATCAAGTGAATGGTATTTCTTATGTGGATCGTGAAACAAACGAAGAACATCACATTGCTTTAGAAGGTGTCTTTGTACAAATTGGATTAGTACCAAATACTGCTTGGTTACGCGAGTCGGATGTGGTATTAAATGAACGTGGTGAAATTGTTGTCGACAACCATGGCATGACAAGCTTAGAAGGTGTTTTTGCTGCAGGTGACTGTACGGATAGCGTTTATAAACAAATTATTATTTCAATGGGTGCTGGAGCAACGGCTGCTTTAGGCGCATTTGATTATTTGATTCGTCAATAA